A genomic region of Chaetodon auriga isolate fChaAug3 chromosome 11, fChaAug3.hap1, whole genome shotgun sequence contains the following coding sequences:
- the bfsp1 gene encoding filensin, protein MFKTSYLREVRKEKYERSDVFDEEPEYSESSAGISAIQGWESLQELNSRFARYINRARVLEQRNAVFRKQLETLQRMEEASGLEEAFTEQIEVNRQRIRELFSDRAKLDRELKDACRMLDEFTSKYRNECDYQEQLRGTLEQLNKEADGALLRNLEYQIQSQFLQDDINSTRDRHKKNLAEIQTYVNILQQINQTLPLVPNVSVGISEEQEKLLAQRKVPGLQSQLEEYKSALCQLQGQKQRLQAETTALEQAIKNTQENYDDEIQMYNEQIESLRKEIEEAERSLEKYTSECRHLAMYQTSLENELERYKRIIENEDNRLNSAIIGTPITLFTTNYRYTHTPTASSRGRDITQAIQDITSIKPRQKNLAKKVLKKKELTPKDVMDSGQEERNGGAAGEAPDEETKGNPEEVQEERVKSKEERSVLTGVSPQDVPDGAQISKAFDTLCNIVRDRMRKYKKPEPIADFYTKGRYVLVTGDGSYPDPCFCTSTPSAGHIFVTIRDGMMPPYEPYGRSMPSPPPPQPMITPRPLSPTLPTSGGGAKEDNKGARGKDGNGGKGKHRNGEPHPHPKDPSPVPPPSGPSSGPKDPTPAASHPKKNRDDNGPSGPTPKPAPRGASTSSSSSSSTSTSSGSFSPDAMSYEKVEVVESVEKFSNDRKVKGYEETSMVVETMIEKSSKKKH, encoded by the exons ATGTTCAAGACCAGCTACCTGCGCGAGGTGCGCAAGGAAAAGTATGAGCGCTCAGATGTCTTCGATGAGGAACCTGAGTACTCTGAATCCTCTGCAGGCATCTCAGCCATCCAGGGCTGGGAGAGCCTTCAGGAGCTCAACAGCCGCTTTGCCCGGTACATCAACAGGGCCCGAGTGCTGGAGCAACGCAACGCCGTGTTCCGCAAGCAGCTGGAGACGCTGCAGCGGATGGAAGAGGCCAGTGGCCTAGAGGAGGCCTTCACAGAGCAGATTGAAGTCAACAGGCAGCGCATCCGAGAGCTGTTCTCTGACCGTGCCAAGCTGGACCgagagctgaaagatgcttGCCGAATGCTGGATGAATTCACCAGCAA ATATAGAAATGAATGTGATTATCAAGAACAGCTACGGGGCACGCTGGAACAGTTGAACAAG GAGGCTGATGGTGCCCTGCTCAGAAACCTGGAGTACCAGATCCAATCACAGTTCCTGCAGGACGACATCAACTCcaccagagacagacacaagaaG AACCTTGCAGAGATCCAGACCTATGTAAACATTTTGCAGCAAATCAACCAGACACTTCCCCTTGTTCCCAATGTGTCAGTGGGCATCTCCGAG gagcaggagaagctgctggCCCAGAGGAAAGTGCCGGGGCTGCAGAGTCAGCTGGAGGAATATAAGAGCGCCCTCTGTCAGCTGCAAGGCCAGAAACAACGCCTACAGGCCGAG ACCACAGCGTTGGAGCAAgccatcaaaaacacacaggagaacTACGATGATGAGATCCAGATGTACAACGAGCAAATCGAATCTCTGCGGAAGGAGATCGAGGAAGCTGAGAGGTCCCTGGAGAAGTACACTAGTGAATGTCGCCACCTAGCCATGTACCAGACATCTCTTGAGAATGAGCTGGAGAGGTACAAGAGGATCATCGAGAACGAAGATAACAG GTTGAATTCAGCGATAATTGGCACTCCCATTACCCTGTTCACAACTAATTATCgctacactcacacacccactgcATCGAGCAGGGGGAGAG ATATCACCCAGGCTATCCAAGATATCACCAGCATCAAGCCCCGCCAGAAGAATCTGGCCAAGAAGGTCCTGAAGAAGAAAGAGCTGACCCCGAAAGATGTGATGGACAGTGGTCAGGAGGAAAGAAACGGgggagctgctggagaggctCCAGATGAAGAAACAAAGGGGAACCCTGAGGAAGTTCAGGAGGAGAGGGtgaagagcaaagaggagagatcTGTTCTCACTGGAGTGTCTCCACAGGATGTCCCAGATGGAGCTCAGATCAGCAAGGCCTTTGACACTCTTTGTAACATCGtcagagacagaatgaggaagTACAAGAAACCTGAGCCAATCGCTGACTTCTACACCAAAGGTCGTTATGTTCTTGTAACCGGTGATGGCAGCTACCCAGATCCCTGCTTCTGCACCTCCACACCATCAGCCGGCCACATCTTCGTCACTATCAGAGATGGAATGATGCCTCCCTATGAGCCTTATGGACGTAGCAtgccctctcctccccctcctcagccCATGATAACCCCAAGGCCTCTCAGTCCCACCCTGCCAACTAGTGGTGGAGGAGCAAAGGAGGATAATAAGGGTGCAAGAGGTAAGGATGGAAACGGAGGTAAAGGTAAGCACAGAAACGGAGAGCCTCACCCTCACCCTAAAGATCCAAGCCCAGTCCCTCCACCCTCAGGCCCTAGCTCCGGCCCCAAAGATCCCACCCCAGCTGCCAGTCATCCCAAGAAAAACAGGGATGACAATGGGCCTAGTGGACCCACTCCAAAGCCTGCGCCTCGTGGTGCCAGCACCagttccagctccagctccagcaccagcaccagctctGGCAGCTTTAGCCCAGACGCCATGAGCTACgagaaggtggaggtggtggagtcTGTGGAGAAGTTCTCCAATGACCGTAAGGTTAAAGGTTATGAGGAAACTTCTATGGTGGTGGAGACCATGATCGAGAAGTCCAGCAAGAAGAAACATTGA
- the prokr1b gene encoding prokineticin receptor 1b, with the protein MGDSNISHMVAYTEMQESLPTGKLYHYMDNYDMDYGISPDEIPDTTQGQAFYVATIVIGVVLVCIMLVCGLGNFIFIATLTRYKKLRNLTNLLIANLAISDFIVAVVCCPFLVDYYVVKQLSWDHGLVLCASVNYLRTVSLYVSTNALLAIAVDRYMAIVHPLRPRMKYQTAYCLITGVWIVPILISIPSAYFASETMYPHGGTTPITHKVFCAQIWPVDQQVYYRSYFLFVFAVEFVAPVIVMAMCYARISRELWFKNVPGFQTEQIKKRLRCRRKTVMVLIGILTAYILCWAPYYCFTILRDFHPTLISRQKNSLVAFYIIECIAMSNSMINTFCFVSVKNNTVKYLKKIVLLRWRSSYAPSKTVDEMDMRTSSMPVTEEIECIHLR; encoded by the exons ATGGGGGACTCCAACATCAGCCACATGGTAGCTTATACAGAGATGCAGGAGAGTCTCCCAACAGGCAAATTGTACCATTACATGGATAACTATGATATGGACTATGGCATCTCTCCTGATGAGATCCCAGACACCACACAGGGCCAGGCCTTCTATGTGGCCACCATTGTTATCGGTGTGGTGCTTGTCTGCATCATGCTTGTCTGTGGGTTGGGAAACTTCATATTCATTGCCACGTTGACACGCTACAAAAAGCTCCGCAACCTCACCAACCTGCTCATCGCCAACCTGGCCATCTCAGACTTCATTGTGGCAGTGGTCTGCTGCCCGTTCCTGGTGGACTACTATGTGGTGAAACAGCTTTCCTGGGATCATGGATTGGTACTGTGTGCCTCCGTCAACTATCTCCGGACCGTGTCACTCTACGTGTCCACGAACGCGTTGCTTGCCATTGCAGTTGACAG gtACATGGCTATAGTGCATCCTCTGAGGCCTCGCATGAAGTACCAAACCGCCTACTGCCTGATAACAGGAGTCTGGATTGTTCCCATTCTGATATCAATTCCCTCTGCCTACTTTGCCTCTGAGACCATGTACCCTCATGGTGGCACCACGCCAATCACTCACAAAGTCTTCTGTGCCCAGATCTGGCCTGTGGACCAGCAGGTCTACTACCGGTCCTACTTCTTGTTCGTTTTTGCTGTGGAGTTTGTTGCACCTGTGATAGTCATGGCAATGTGCTATGCCCGAATTTCCCGTGAGCTCTGGTTCAAGAATGTCCCAGGTTTCCAGACGGAGCAGATTAAGAAGAGGTTGCGTTGTCGCCGCAAGACAGTGATGGTCCTGATCGGGATCTTGACGGCGTACATCCTGTGCTGGGCACCGTACTATTGCTTCACCATCCTGCGAGATTTCCATCCAACACTCATCTCCCGCCAGAAGAACTCATTGGTGGCCTTCTACATCATTGAGTGCATTGCCATGAGCAACAGCATGATTAATACGTTCTGTTTCGTCAGCGTCAAGAACAACACAGTTAAGTACCTGAAGAAGATTGTCCTGCTGCGCTGGAGGTCATCGTATGCCCCCAGTAAGACTGTGGATGAGATGGATATGAGGACATCGTCCATGCCTGTAACAGAAGAGATTGAATGCATTCACctgaggtga